The following are encoded together in the Desertifilum tharense IPPAS B-1220 genome:
- a CDS encoding ion transporter has product MREKLAFYLQDIETPVGRTITLAITGLVLLSSAIFVAETYPIPPQTKLILEEINAVILVCFSVEYILRFWCAENKVRFIFSLYSIIDLIVILPFFLREIDVSFIFVFRWFRILRLIRFLDAKTLFGKINTEDGVIIARILFTLFSIIFVYSGLIYQVEHRANPQDFATFLDAVYFSVVTMTTVGFGDVTPISETGKLMTVLMIITGIALIPWQLGDLVKQLVNTANNKQSLCSGCGLMFHDADAQFCKRCGTPLERH; this is encoded by the coding sequence ATGCGAGAAAAACTGGCGTTTTACTTACAAGATATCGAAACACCAGTCGGTCGAACGATTACCTTAGCCATTACTGGGCTGGTTCTTTTGTCTTCAGCCATCTTTGTTGCGGAAACTTACCCCATACCGCCCCAAACCAAACTCATCTTAGAAGAGATTAACGCGGTGATTCTGGTTTGCTTCTCGGTAGAGTATATCCTCCGTTTTTGGTGTGCGGAAAACAAAGTTAGGTTTATTTTCAGCCTTTATTCCATTATCGACTTAATTGTAATTTTGCCGTTCTTTTTACGAGAAATCGATGTTAGCTTTATTTTTGTCTTTCGCTGGTTTCGGATTTTAAGGCTCATTCGCTTTTTGGATGCTAAGACCCTCTTTGGTAAAATCAACACCGAAGATGGGGTAATTATTGCTCGAATTTTGTTTACGCTGTTTTCGATTATTTTCGTGTATTCGGGTTTAATTTATCAAGTCGAGCATCGAGCCAACCCCCAAGATTTCGCTACCTTTCTGGATGCGGTTTATTTTTCGGTAGTGACTATGACAACCGTGGGATTTGGGGATGTCACGCCCATCTCAGAAACGGGTAAGTTAATGACGGTTTTGATGATTATCACTGGAATTGCGTTGATTCCTTGGCAACTAGGCGACTTGGTTAAGCAACTGGTGAATACGGCAAATAATAAACAATCTCTATGTTCCGGATGTGGCTTAATGTTTCACGATGCCGATGCCCAGTTTTGCAAGCGCTGTGGAACGCCTCTGGAACGTCATTAA
- the ffh gene encoding signal recognition particle protein, whose translation MFDALADRLESAWKKLRGQDKISEANIKEALREVRRALLEADANLQVVKEFVSEVEKKALGAEVIAGVRPDQQFIKIVHDELVEVMGEANVPLAHADTAPTIVLMAGLQGTGKTTASAKLALHLRKLERSCMLVATDVYRPAAIDQLLALGQQINIPVFEMGSDADPVEIARQGVERARAEGVDTVIIDTAGRLQIDQDMMAELARIKETVQPNETLLVVDAMTGQEAATLTRTFHDQIGITGAILTKMDGDSRGGAALSVRQISGQPIKFIGVGEKVEALQPFYPDRMASRILGMGDVLTLVEKAQEEVDLADAEKMQEKILTAKFDFTDFLKQMRLLKNMGSLGGLLKMIPGMGKISGEQLEQGEAQLKRAESMINSMTMEERRDPDLLSGSPSRRRRVARGSGYTESDVGKLVSDFQRMRSMMQQMGQGNFPGMPGMGMPGMGGGGRSPQPGWRGYPGAAPAKKKKKEKKRKGFGTL comes from the coding sequence ATGTTTGACGCCCTTGCTGACCGCCTTGAATCAGCCTGGAAGAAACTTCGAGGTCAAGACAAAATCTCAGAAGCCAATATCAAAGAAGCCCTGCGAGAAGTCCGCCGCGCTTTACTCGAAGCCGACGCCAACTTGCAAGTCGTCAAAGAGTTTGTCAGCGAAGTTGAAAAGAAAGCCCTCGGAGCCGAAGTGATTGCTGGAGTTAGACCCGACCAGCAATTCATCAAAATTGTCCATGACGAACTTGTGGAAGTCATGGGAGAAGCAAACGTCCCCCTCGCCCACGCAGATACAGCACCCACCATCGTCTTAATGGCGGGTTTGCAAGGAACGGGGAAAACCACCGCTTCGGCTAAATTAGCTCTCCACCTCCGCAAATTAGAGCGCAGTTGCATGTTAGTCGCCACTGACGTATATCGTCCGGCGGCGATTGACCAATTACTGGCCCTCGGTCAACAAATCAACATCCCCGTGTTTGAAATGGGGAGCGATGCAGACCCAGTGGAAATTGCCCGCCAGGGGGTAGAACGCGCCAGAGCCGAAGGCGTCGATACCGTCATTATCGACACCGCCGGACGCCTGCAAATTGACCAGGACATGATGGCGGAGTTGGCCCGAATTAAGGAAACCGTCCAACCCAACGAAACCCTACTGGTTGTCGATGCGATGACGGGTCAAGAAGCCGCAACTCTGACGCGCACCTTCCACGACCAAATTGGCATTACTGGAGCCATTCTCACCAAGATGGATGGCGACAGTCGCGGGGGGGCTGCCTTGTCGGTGCGGCAAATTTCCGGTCAGCCGATTAAGTTTATCGGGGTTGGGGAAAAGGTGGAAGCCCTCCAACCGTTCTACCCCGACCGGATGGCATCGCGCATTCTGGGGATGGGCGATGTTCTCACATTGGTGGAGAAAGCCCAGGAGGAGGTAGATTTAGCCGATGCTGAGAAGATGCAGGAGAAAATCCTGACGGCGAAGTTTGACTTTACCGACTTCTTGAAGCAGATGCGCCTGCTGAAAAATATGGGTTCTCTGGGCGGCCTGTTGAAGATGATTCCGGGAATGGGGAAAATCTCTGGCGAGCAACTCGAACAGGGTGAAGCCCAACTCAAGCGGGCGGAGTCGATGATTAATTCAATGACGATGGAGGAACGCCGCGACCCTGATTTGCTATCGGGTTCTCCGAGTCGGCGGCGGCGCGTGGCTCGCGGTTCGGGTTATACAGAATCGGATGTGGGCAAGTTGGTGAGCGATTTCCAACGGATGCGCTCGATGATGCAACAAATGGGTCAGGGGAATTTCCCTGGAATGCCTGGAATGGGTATGCCGGGGATGGGCGGCGGCGGACGCTCTCCGCAACCGGGATGGCGCGGTTATCCGGGGGCGGCTCCAGCCAAGAAGAAGAAAAAGGAGAAGAAAAGAAAGGGGTTTGGAACGCTCTAA